CTTCGAAAATGGAGATTCAATATAAAACAGCAACAGGTCAAAAAGCAAAAGTTGCTAAAGATACGGAAGAAATTGTAGGCAACGTCCTAAAAGATTTCAATAAAAATTTAATCCAAATTTATTTAACAAGTATTATAGATAACTTACATAATGCACAAGAGAATGTTGGAGATATTATGTCTCGTGAACAAAGTGTAAATAAGAAATTCTCAAATTACTTATTAAATCCTTTGAATGACTTTCCATCATTATTTACAGATACATCTGTAAATTCAACAATCGCGAACAATGATATTACAACGTGGGTTCAACAATATAATCGCTCATTATTAAGCGCGAACTCAGATATTTTTAACGTAAATGTTAATGAGAATGCGACAAGTATTGTTCAATCACAAAATGAAGCATTCAATAAGAATATTTCATTATTAGAGCAGACGTTAAGTGATTATAAGTCTAAGCAAGATAGTGTGAATTTAAATACATATATCGATCACTTGAAAGAAATGGATAGTCAGTTAGATGAATATACGAAATCTGAAGACCGTTCTAAGAAAGAATATCAGAAGACTTTTGAAGAAAACTTAGACGAATTGAAAAAACAAGTTAAGAAACAAGAATCACCATTTACGAAAAAAATGATTGAAGATTATAGAAAGAATTTAACGAAGTCTATTACGTCGCAACTAGACGATAATAAAGAATTAAATGATGCAGTGCAACAAGTGAAAGATGATCATCAACAAGTTCAAGACACAATGATCAATTATTTACGTGAAGTGATAGAACGTGATGAATCTAAACAAGATGCATTTTACATTCGCAATATGTCAGCACAAGATTTAGAGAATGCCGGATTATCTGAACAAGCAGTTAAAGATTATCAAGCAACGTTAGGTAATGTTCAACAGTTTATTGAAGAATACAATCAAGGTCATCCTCAAAATAAAATTAAACAAGATGATTACAACGGAGAAATTAACGCAACAGACACATCACGCCTAGTTAACGAAGGTGTTGATTTTGAAAGAAAAGAAACAATCAAGAGTAAAGATATTAACCAATTATCCATTGCGACAGACCCGAACTTTGACTTTGAAGGAACGGTTTATGTGAATGGTAAGAAATATGATATTAAAGACCAAAACATTCAACTTGATACAACAGTGAAATCATATGACGTGGAAGTTAAAGGTGTAGCTAAACTTAAATCTGAAACTGAAAATCAAAATCAATTTTTAGATGATAAGACAATGCGTCTACAATTATTGTTCGGTCAAGCGGATCGTAATGATAACCCGGGAAATAATCCATCCGATACGATCACAGACGATAATGAAGCAAATGACAACACACTTGGGGTGGATACACCTGGTGAAGACGCAGAAGATGACAACGCAACAAATGACAACGAACCAAATGAAAATGCACAAGATGATTCAAATAAAAATACAAGTGTTGTCGACTTATCAATTAATCATCACTTAGGTGGCGAATTGATCAGTGGTGATTTGGATCAACAATTACGTTCGTTAGATCGATTCCAAGCACAATATACACTTTATAAAGATAAGCATTTAAGCCCAGGAACACCAACGATAGACAACAAAGCGATTGCGAATATGATGGTAGACGAAGTTGTTAAAGATATGGACGGGTTTAAAGCAAATAAAACAGATTTACTGAAACAAATTGATGAAATGAATGATACTTCCGATGAATTAGTTACAAACATTCTGGATAGTAAAGAAAGCGTTGGAAAAAATAAAAAAGACATCGAATCATTAATTGACGAGTTAAGTGAAACGGAAAAAACATTAAGTGAAGAACCAGAAGAACCTGAAATTGACAGAGATTCTGATGAAACTTACACAACTTTATCTTCTAATTTAGATAAAGAAGTGAGCAAATTATCTGAGAAGAGTCAGAAGTTACTATCCGATAGTCAAACTTCTAAATCAACAGCGGATAAAGTAAGTAGTCAGCTGAATCAATTAGATTCTAACGTTGATAAACTACATGCAAGTGGCCGCTCATTAGGTACAAGAGCGAATGATTTGAATAAAGAAATGTCGAAGAATGAAGATACAAACGCATTATTCGCGAAAGATTTTGCGCGTGTATTAGAAAATTCTAAAGACGGAGATCGTCAAAACGAAGCTTTAAAAGCATTTATGAGTCAGCCAATTCAGAAGAAAAGTATAGATAATGTCTTAGCAGATGAAGATGAGAAAGATACAATATCATCAACTATATTAGTGTTATTGATGTACTTATTATCAATGATGACGGCATATCTATTCTATAGTTATGAACGTGCGAAAGGTTTACCAACTTATATTAAAGATGACTTTAGTGAACGTAATGGCTTATGGAATAACATGATTACTTCCGCAATCATTGGAGGCACTTCAATAATCGAAGGTATGGTCATTGGATTTATCGCATTAAATCGTTATCAAGTGATGCCAGGTTACCAATTGAAGTTTATGCTCATGATTATCATTACGATGGCTGTGTTCGTATTCATTAATACGTATTTATTACGCCAATTAAAATCAATAGGTATGTTTATCATGATTATATTACTCGCACTATACTTTATTGCTATTGATGGATTAGGTATGACAAGCAGTACACTTGCGCAACTATCACCATTAACGTATGTGGATACTATGATTTATAACTACTTAAATGCAGAACATCCTGTAGGCATATCACTCTTTGTTATTACTGTTATAGCTATCATCGGATTTGTGTTAAATATCTTTGTTAAACACTTTAAGAAAGAGAGGCTTATCTAATGTTAGTAGAAAGTTTGCTTGCAATGACGTTATTAACGGCAGATAAGCAACATGGCAGTCTTGATATTGATATACAACAAGAAGATAAGGACAATGTGAATAAAGATTTAAACCAATATGATACGACATTGTTCGATAAAGATAGTAAATCGATCAATGATGCAATAAAGAAAAAAGAACAAAAGAAAAATCAAGACATTAAAAATAATATGTTTCATAACCAAACGGGTCCATCTACCCGTTTGGATGAAACTAAAAATGTATTATTTGGGCCATCGTCGCAAAAAGACCGCGGTTCAAATAGTGATAAGAAACCATATATACAAAATGAACAAGAACGTAATATCTTGCCATATATATTAATCAGTGTTGGCGCAGCATTAACACTTGGTTTTATTCTATTTTCGATTCAAAGAAGGAGGGCAAGTCGAAGATGAAGCATCTTGTAAAAGTGACATTTGATTTTTCAAATTATCGATATGGGACTTATGATTTGGCAGTGCCTAATAACGTACCACTTAAAACGTTAATTCCATTAGTCGTAGATAGTTTGGATATAGATATTCATCATTTGAAGCATCAAATAAAAGTAACCACGAAACATCAATTACTCGTGGATAATGATAGGCTCATTGACTTTCAAATTGCTGATGGCGATATTTTGAAAGTGTTATAGGAGGACTGTACAAATGGCAAAGAACAAGCCAGAACCATTACAAGAACTTGAAACATTAGACAATGAACAACAAACAACACCGAAACAACGTGTGGATATGAGAGAAATATCTAAAGCAGATATTAAATCAGAACATCAGCACTTAATGTATTTGCTTGAACAGAAAGGGCAATACTTTTTAAATGCTGAACTAACTGAACTTAGAGATAGTTACCAAATATATTATGACATTCCAGAACATGTGATTCCGTATCAGAAGATATTAGACTTTACGAAAAATGAAAAGCTAAGATACTTACTCAATATTGCTAAGCTACAGCAGTTGAGTGAAACACGCTATACATTCACTTTAGCGGCGGATGAATTGTATTTCACGAAAGACGGTTTGCCATTAGTAAAGACACGTGGATTAAAGAATGTTGTCGCACCGTTACCGATGTCAGATGATGCATTCTTAACACGATACAAAGCACTTGTGATACATGCGTTTAATCAGAAAACTTCATTTGAAGCTTTAGTCGAAGGCAACCTAGCATTGCATAAAGGGACACCATTTGAGAATAAGATTATTGAAGCGACGTCACTAGAAGCGCTCGTAGAATTTTTAACAGAACAATACGATAAACAACAACAAGACTATACGATGAACTTCTCGTATGTTAGAAAGAAAAAATACAATATCTTCAAGTGGTTAGCAATTGTGATGAGCGTAATAGGGCTTGTGTTAATTGCTTTTTTGGCATATTTACATTTCTCAGTCATGAAGACGGACGCACAAGTTGAAGAGGGTTATCGTGCATATGTTAAAGCGGATTATACAGGTGTACTCAACGCGTATAAAGATATTGACGGTAAGCAACTAGATAAAGAAGCGTTATATATATACGCACGTAGTTACATAGAAACGAATAAACAAGGTTTAGAAAATGATAAAAAAGACAACTTACTTAACAATATAACGCCAGATTCAAATAAAGATTATTTATTATATTGGATGGAGTTAGGACAAGGTAATTTAGATGAAGCGTTAAATATCGCAACTTATATCGATGATAATGATATTACGAAACTCGCTTTAATCAATAAGTTAAATGATATTAAAAATAATTCAAAATTATCTACTGAGAAACGATCAGAACAAACTAAGAAATATAATGATCAATTACAAGGCATCTTAGATAAAGAAAAAGAAGTCAAAGAAGAAGAAGAAAAAACAAAAGAAGAAGAAAACCAACAAAAAGACGAAAAACTAAAACAACAAGAAGAGAATGAAAAGAAACAAAAAGAACAAGCTCAACAAGATAAAGAAAAAAGACAAAAGGCTGAACGTAATAAATAGTATAGGACTGAGGAATTGACGATGCATAAACTGATCATAAAGTATCAAGAACAACTAACAATACTCAACTTGCAGGCAAATAAGACGTACACCATAAGTAAAGACAAGCAGGCAGACATCACTTTTAAACAATTGAATGAAGCCATTCATATCGAACAAAATGAAAACGGCGTATGGCAAGCAAACCATACGTCTATTTTTAAAACATTAACGAGAAAGATGGACTCAGGTGACATGACGCTCACTTTATATACAGATGAACATCGTGCGGGGTATGCTTTTCCGTCTGGCCAAGACGTTATCACAATTGGTCACGATGATTATGACGACATTACGTTAACGCAGTTGTCCCATGTCATTATGTTGAAAGGGATTCATCGTATTAAAGAAACGGGAAGTCTCCAGCTCGTACACGATCAAGAAATGTCAGTATATATTAATTACGAATTACGTAAAGAAAAAAATCATGTTGTACATATCGGAGATCAAGTGGCCATTGATGATATATTGTTTGAACTACATGAAGAGGGCATCGTGTTGTTGTCACATGAAGATGCAGCATCTCAACTTGTAAGACTGTCCTATGACCACCCGGAAGCTGAAGCGGAAGACTATAACGACTATCACCGTTCACCGAGAATCATTCATCGTGAACCAACTGAAAAGATTAAAATTGAAAAGCCGCCTCAACCCGTACAGAAGAATAATACGATGATTTGGCGTGCGATTATTCCACCATTAGTCATGATTATCTTAACGGTCATAATCTTCTTAGTACGACCGATTGGTATATATATTGTCATGATGATTGGTATGAGTACAGTGATGATTATCTTTGGTATTACGACGTATTTCACTGAGAAAAAACGATACAAAGCAGATGTTGAGAAGCGGGAAAAGGATTATAAAAAGTATTTACAAGACAAATCATCAGAAATCAATCAAGCGATTAAAGATCAACGATATAGTCTGAATTTCCATTATCCAACAATGCCTGAAATTAAAGATATCGTAGAACAACGCGCACCGCGTATATATGAGAAGACTTCCCATCACCATGACTTCTTACACTATAAATTAGGTATTACAAATATAAAACGATCATTCGATATAGACTACACGGAAGATGAATTCATTCCACGACGAGACGGTTTATTTGATGATGCGAAAGAATTATATGAATTCTATGAAGATGTTGAACAAGCACCTTTAGTGAATGACTTAACACATGGACCAATTGCATATGTAGGTACGAGACATTTAATCATTGAAGAGTTAGAGAAGATGATTATTCAATTGGCGACATTCCATAGTTATCACGATTTACAATTCTTATTTGTCACACGTGAAACAGAAAGAGAAACATTTGATTGGGCTCGTTGGTTGCCGCATGTCACTTTCCAACATCAGAACATTCGTGGTTTTGTTTATAATCAACGTACACGAGATCAAATATTAACATCTATATATAGTTTAATTAAAGAACGTATACAAACGGTACGAGAACGTGGGAAGAGCAATGAGAAAGTTGTATTTACACCACACCTTGTATTTGTCATTACAGATATGTCCTTAATCATTGATCACGTTATCTTAGAATACGTGAATCAAGATTTATCAGAGTATGGCATTTCATTAATCTTTGTTGAAGATGTTATTGAAAGTTTGCCTGAGCATGTGAAGACGATTATAGATATTAAATCACGTACAGAAGGTGTACTCGTGATGAAAGAAGAAGAACTCGTTGAACAAAAATTCACACCAGAGAATACAGATGATGTCGATCAATCCTATATTGCTCGACGTTTAGCGAATTTAAATCATATTGAACATTTGAAAAATGCAATTCCAGATACGGTGACATTTTTACAAATGTATGGTGTTTCCGAAGTGGATGCATTGAATGTTGTACAAAGATGGCAACATAACGAAACGTTTAAAACAATGGCGGTACCATTAGGGGTTCGTGGTAAAGATGACATTCTATCATTGAACTTACATGAAAAAGCACACGGCCCTCACGGTTTAGTTGCAGGTACAACAGGTTCAGGTAAATCAGAAATTATACAATCATATATCTTATCATTAGCAGTCAACTTCCATCCGCATGAAGTGGCATTCTTACTGATTGACTATAAAGGTGGAGGAATGGCTAATTTATTCAAAGATTTACAACACCTTGTTGGAACAATTACAAACCTTGATGGTGATGAAGCGATGCGTGCATTAACGTCAATTAAAGCTGAGTTGCGTAAACGACAACGCTTATTCGGTGATTTTGATGTCAATCACATCAATCAATATCAAAAACTATTTAAAGAAGGCGTTGCAGAAGAACCAATGCCACATTTATTTATCATTTCAGATGAGTTTGCTGAGTTGAAATCAGAGCAGCCAGACTTTATGAAAGAATTGGTTTCAACAGCACGTATTGGTCGTTCGTTAGGCATACATTTAATACTTGCGACTCAAAAACCATCCGGTGTAGTAGACGATCAAATCTGGTCGAACTCTAAATTTAAATTAGCTTTAAAAGTACAAGACAGACAAGACAGTAATGAAATATTAAAGACACCTGATGCAGCAGATATTACATTACCAGGGCGTGCGTATTTACAAGTTGGTAATAATGAAATTTATGAATTATTCCAATCAGCATGGAGTGGCGCAAGTTATCATTCATCAGGTGAATCAGCAGAAGTAGAAGACAAAACAATTTATTTAATTAATGACTTTGGTCAATTAGAACCAATTAATAAAGATTTAAGTGGGCTAGATGAAGTGGAACCACAAGAAACGCAAACAGAACTAGAAGCGGTTATTGATCATATCGAAGCCGTTACACAAAGCTTAAATATTAGTGATGTAAAACGCCCATGGTTACCACCATTACCAGAGACCGTTCATCAATCAGAATTAATCGAATCAGACTTTACACAATTATGGTCAGATAAACCAAGACCAGTCGAATTGACAATCGGTCTTAAAGACGTACCAGAAGAACAATATCAAGGACCAATGACGTTAGAATTAACAAACTCAGGACATATCGCAGTCATCGGTAGTCCAGGGTATGGACGTACGACATTCTTGTACAACACGATATTCGATATTGCCCGTCATTACCGACCAAATCAAGCACATATGTATTTATTCGATTTCGGAACAAACGGTTTAATGCCCGTTTCAGATGTACCGCACGTTGCAGATTACTTCACAGTAGACCAAGAAGCTAAGATTGAAAAAGCCATTAAGCGCATCAATCAATTAATATCAGATCGTAAACAACTACTGAGTAAAGAACGTGTTGTGAATATCGAACAATATAATAAATTTACTAAAGAACAAATCCCGAACGTCTTTATCATTATCGATAACTACGATACGGTTAAAGAATCGCCATTTGTAGATAACTATGAAGAAATGATGGGCAAAGTGACAAGAGAAGGACTCGCGTTAGGCATGTACATCATCTTGACTGGATCAAGATCAAGTGCCATTAAATCAGCAATCTTTACGAACATTAAGACAAGAATCGCTTTATATCTATTCGATAATAACGAACTCACAAACATCATAGGATCATATAAAAAAGGCGTCAAAGACATTAAAGGACGCGCAGCTATTAATGACGATAACTTTACACAGTTTCAAATTAGTCAGCCATTCAACTTAGAAGACGGTGAAAGTTATAACGACAAGATCAAAGACGAAGTCGCACGCATGAACGAACACTACGTAGGAGAATATCCACCACATATTCCAATGATGCCAGACAAAGTCCTCATGGAAGACGTAGAAGAACGATATGACCTAAACAAACTCATCTTAGAAGAACACAAACTACCATTAGGTCTAGACTTTGAAGACGTGGAGTTAGTGAGTTTGGATGTTAATCAGTCCTCAATTGTGACAGCATTAAAACCAAATGACCAAGAAAATCTAAATCATTTAATACTTAAACATTTAACTGTATACAGTGAAAATCATACGGTAATTCTTGTGGATACTGATGAAAATATGCATCAATATGCGAATGGTGTTACGAGCTACTATTCCACTTCATCAGAATTGTCCGTTATTAGAAAAGGCTTTAATCAAGAAATATCGGCTAGAAAATCAGGAGAACGTTCAAGTAAAGAAGTGAAAGTTGTATTTATAAACAACATTAAACGTTTCAATCAAATAACAGGTATGACTGAAAATGAATTGAGAACATTATTTAATGATGGACCTAAATTCAATGTATTTATCATTGCAAGTGGTTTATATACAGATACTATAGGTGCCTTTGATAAAGAAAGTAAAATGGTGACGCGTACTGTTAATCAGGCAGTCATTTCACACAAAATTTCAGAACAAGAATTTATAAAAGTGAAAGATCAATTCGGGGAACCAGAACTTAAACCAAAAGAAATGTTTTATATAAATAATCAAGAATACCAAAAAATAAAACTTTTTGAGGAGAAATAAATATGATTAAATTAAATGAATCAGCTGTTTCGGAAGATATTAGCAGTATACGAAGTAATAGTCATGGTTTAATGTCCAAAAGTAGTGATGTAAATCTTTCTAAAACAAATTTAATTACATTTAAAGAATATGTTGAAATGTATGAGAATTATAATGCGGCAATATCAAACTATGAAAAAATTGTTAGTCAAGACGTGTCAGCCATGCAAACGACTGTTGATGAAATTGTAAGGAATGATCAAGACATAGCAACTCAAATGAAATGTTATTAAGGAGGAGGTATAGTTGAGTAAAAAAGCAGAAATTAGAAGACAGATATCGAATAAAGAATTCCAAAAATCTGGGAAAAATATAGAATTAAATGGATTAAAGGAAGATTTAAGAAGACTAAAAGAAGCATTAACGGATGTTGAAGCAGCACGAGAAGATTTCACCTCGGCACAATCAAAATATAATAGCACAAAGATAACAGAATCAGATTGGAAAGGTGAAACCAGAAGCAAAAGCGACAATCATAAAGAAGAGATGGATTCAGATTTGAAGACAGTAGATAGAGATTTTGAAGATGCAGTAAGTAGTTTAGAAGACGACATAGCAAAGAAAGAACAAGAAATCTCAGGTGTCGAAGGTGAAATTAGTACCTTAGCAAGTGAAATCAGTACATTAAGAGCGAAATTATAAAATAGAAAGGAGTGATTTCATGGGTTTAAAAGTAGACATGTCAGAAGTTCATAGTTTAAAAGAAGCTATAAATTCTGATTTAAACACAACTGATTCAAAAGTAAGTACGTTAAGTAGTAGCATGTCGAAACTCATTGGTGCAGATGGATTTGAAGGTGAAGCGGCATCAAGTATAAAAAACTATACCAATACATTTCACATTAAAACAATTTCAAAAATAAAAACGATTAATGAACAGTTTAAGAAAGATATTGAAAAATCTATCGAGAAGTTCGAAAGTGAAGTTGATAATAGTAAGTCTGCAATTCTAGTAGGTAGTCAAATTAAAGAATACAAAAAGAATATAGACGATGCGCTACTAGATGTTAATAAAGCTGTACATAAAGCAGGTGTCGCTATATCCTCTGTTTCAGACTTAACGACCGCTCAGAAAATAGATTCGGCTAATTTATCGGCTAAAATGGCAACATTTAATCAACATATTGATAAAACTTTAGAAAAGTTAAATGACTTCGATTCAATAAACTCAATAGATGGAGATAGAACGGATAACTTGATAACTGAGTTAAAAGGGCTAAATTCGTACGTTAAAAATTTACCTTCCAATAGGGCAATAATCAGTTCAACCAGTTCAAAAATTAACGATGCCAAAGCTCGACATAAAACAAGTGAAGAGATAATAAGATGGCAGAAATATATGGAAGATACGAGTGACTATATTTACAGTGTTCCGAACATAAGTGAGAGTACATATGAAACAATGAAAAAAGCTGGTCAAGAATATTATGTATTAAAAGCCGTGGGAGACGGTAGTGCAGTTAGAGGATATAAGAAAATAAAAAATACAAAAGATGTAAATAAGTTGATTAATAATTTAGATCGTAAACGTTTAGTACAAGTAACAACTGTAATGAATACTAATAGAAGTAATATAAAATTTAAAAATGTATTTAAAAATGCTAATGAATTTGTTAAAAATAATCCATTCAAAGATAAAAATTTAGTGAATTGGATGTCAAAAGTACAAGGATATGATAATGAAAGTTCAAAATTGTTAAAACAAACTCTAAAAGATAAAAATTTAATGAGTGATTATGGTAAACCTACTAAATATTTTGATGTTAATGAAATGAAGAAAGCAGCGTTAACAGAATTTAAAAATACTTTTGTCAGTCAAGATTTTCGAGAAACTTTCTTTAAAAAAGATAATCTGAAATCAAAAAGTGCAATTGAAAAAAATATAAAAAAATATTGGAATGAAGATATTTTAGGAAAATTAAAAGGAGGTTTTAAAGAATTTAAAAACAGTAATATTTTAGGGAAAATAGGGAAGTTAGCAAAGTTAGGAGGAAAAGCCTTGAAACCATTGGCAGTCATAGCGGCACTAACTGACAATTTAAATGAAAAGTCGAAACAAAAGCAGTTAGTAGGAATGGGTGTTGATTTTGCAGCAATAGGAGGTAGTGCAGTAGCTGGAGCGGCTGTGGGTTCTGCCATACCAGGAGTAGGAACTGTAATAGGTGGATTAATTGGAGCGGGTTCAGCAATGGTTATGGGTATGGCGCTAGATATAAAATTACCAGGTTCTAATAAATCTGTCACAGGTTTAGCCAAAGACGGTATTAATAAAGGAATTGATAAAATAAAAAATAAGGGGCCGAAAATTTGGGGTGGAGTTACTTCGAATTTTAAAAAGGCATTTTCATAAGGAGAAAACATGAATAAAGAAGACGTATTAAAAAAATTAAAACTATCATATCTCGCACCATTTGCAATTATTGTGAATATATTTGTTGCAATATTTCTCATAGTTCCATATTTTACGATTTCTAATAAACAATCCATACCGATGTATTTAAAATTATTTTTGATATTTTGGTGTGTATGTTCAATCTTATCTATTATTCAAGAACGTAGAAGTAATAAAGTAACTGATTCAATAATAATGGCTCGCATATACTTAATTATCAACATATTAGGTGCTTACATTTTACCATTAGCATTTGGCACAATTTATGTATTTGCTGCTGAATTGTTTGCTTATAAAGTTTTTGATAAATGGTTGGAATTGTTGTTGTACATAGTGGTTTCATGGCTTGGTATGCATATATTTTTGAAAAGTGAGTTTAAGATTGGGAAATTACTTAATAATGTAATATTTAGAATTATTGGTGTGGTGTTAATCATTGGATCATTTGTTTATATTATACGATTAGGTTTTGCAGTTCCTGAATATGATGCTGAATCTAAAAGATTTATATTGTTTAGCATCGTGCCATTAATAGTTGCACATTCATATATAGTAAGAGCGTATTTCAATTACGGACTATATTTAGAGTATTTGAAAGATGATTCTGAGCAAGAGGAAGTGGCTAAATAATGGAATTAGGTATGTTAGTGATGCCTTTTTGTGCAAAAATCACATTTGAAATTGATAAAGATGATGATTGGCTAGAGGGTTTAGATACGGTAAATGAGTTCTTTATGGATAAAGATATTTATCCAACTGGACCTATTATATTCCAAAGAGAATCCATAGGTATAGGTGAATTTGAGTATACTGCCTATATCGCCTTAAATAATGAATTGCATGATATTCCGGAATTGAATATAGAGTACATTGATATGTTAGAAGTTGGTCCAACATTATCTGAAAAATGTTTTGAAGAAGAAGAATTTGAACAAGTATACAAGCAAATTGAAGTAGCAGCCCATGAAAATGGAATAGCAATTGTGGACAAACCTTATTATCATGTTATGGTCGATTATTTTGGTGGAACTGCTTTTGAAATATACGCTCAATTAGAACTTAATGAGGATGATTCACATGAATAAACATAATTATTCTTCAATTATGATGAAACATGTTGCTTATAAAACCTATTTTGATGTCACTACTGAAGATTATGAACGTATCTTTAAAGATTTCATATCATTATGTGAAAGAAAATCTGTCATTCCTACAGGACCTATAACTTTTGCTGTGACTCAAGTGGATTTGGAAAGAAAAATGAATGTAGAAATATTTAGGCAAGTAAATGAATCATTTTCTGCAGATGATGATTTAAGTTATAGAACATACTTTTGTTTAAATATGATGCTTCATGGCAGAATTACATCTAATAACTTTATTGAGGATGAAACTGCATTATTAGAAGAAATGAATCAGTTTGCTGTTGAAAATAAATTAACATTTGTTTCACCTTACTATCATACTTTTAGAACAAATATAAGTGGTGAACAAGGATGGATTGATGTAAAAGCAAAAGTTTATGAAAATGAATAAAGAATATTCATATCGATAGACAAGATTGGATGTGAATAA
The Mammaliicoccus sp. Dog046 genome window above contains:
- the esaA gene encoding type VII secretion protein EsaA; protein product: MKKKSWIYTLIIFLIVCITVASIVIFANGNHEDHTDKDTKSKEVKNKTIHMAIVNEDQATTYNDKKIRLGEPFINRLSQQGNYKFETVTRSMAETGLKNGTYQVMVVIPKNFSKLAMQLDEKTPSKMEIQYKTATGQKAKVAKDTEEIVGNVLKDFNKNLIQIYLTSIIDNLHNAQENVGDIMSREQSVNKKFSNYLLNPLNDFPSLFTDTSVNSTIANNDITTWVQQYNRSLLSANSDIFNVNVNENATSIVQSQNEAFNKNISLLEQTLSDYKSKQDSVNLNTYIDHLKEMDSQLDEYTKSEDRSKKEYQKTFEENLDELKKQVKKQESPFTKKMIEDYRKNLTKSITSQLDDNKELNDAVQQVKDDHQQVQDTMINYLREVIERDESKQDAFYIRNMSAQDLENAGLSEQAVKDYQATLGNVQQFIEEYNQGHPQNKIKQDDYNGEINATDTSRLVNEGVDFERKETIKSKDINQLSIATDPNFDFEGTVYVNGKKYDIKDQNIQLDTTVKSYDVEVKGVAKLKSETENQNQFLDDKTMRLQLLFGQADRNDNPGNNPSDTITDDNEANDNTLGVDTPGEDAEDDNATNDNEPNENAQDDSNKNTSVVDLSINHHLGGELISGDLDQQLRSLDRFQAQYTLYKDKHLSPGTPTIDNKAIANMMVDEVVKDMDGFKANKTDLLKQIDEMNDTSDELVTNILDSKESVGKNKKDIESLIDELSETEKTLSEEPEEPEIDRDSDETYTTLSSNLDKEVSKLSEKSQKLLSDSQTSKSTADKVSSQLNQLDSNVDKLHASGRSLGTRANDLNKEMSKNEDTNALFAKDFARVLENSKDGDRQNEALKAFMSQPIQKKSIDNVLADEDEKDTISSTILVLLMYLLSMMTAYLFYSYERAKGLPTYIKDDFSERNGLWNNMITSAIIGGTSIIEGMVIGFIALNRYQVMPGYQLKFMLMIIITMAVFVFINTYLLRQLKSIGMFIMIILLALYFIAIDGLGMTSSTLAQLSPLTYVDTMIYNYLNAEHPVGISLFVITVIAIIGFVLNIFVKHFKKERLI
- the essB gene encoding type VII secretion protein EssB, which translates into the protein MAKNKPEPLQELETLDNEQQTTPKQRVDMREISKADIKSEHQHLMYLLEQKGQYFLNAELTELRDSYQIYYDIPEHVIPYQKILDFTKNEKLRYLLNIAKLQQLSETRYTFTLAADELYFTKDGLPLVKTRGLKNVVAPLPMSDDAFLTRYKALVIHAFNQKTSFEALVEGNLALHKGTPFENKIIEATSLEALVEFLTEQYDKQQQDYTMNFSYVRKKKYNIFKWLAIVMSVIGLVLIAFLAYLHFSVMKTDAQVEEGYRAYVKADYTGVLNAYKDIDGKQLDKEALYIYARSYIETNKQGLENDKKDNLLNNITPDSNKDYLLYWMELGQGNLDEALNIATYIDDNDITKLALINKLNDIKNNSKLSTEKRSEQTKKYNDQLQGILDKEKEVKEEEEKTKEEENQQKDEKLKQQEENEKKQKEQAQQDKEKRQKAERNK
- a CDS encoding EsaB/YukD family protein, which encodes MKHLVKVTFDFSNYRYGTYDLAVPNNVPLKTLIPLVVDSLDIDIHHLKHQIKVTTKHQLLVDNDRLIDFQIADGDILKVL
- the essA gene encoding type VII secretion protein EssA — protein: MLVESLLAMTLLTADKQHGSLDIDIQQEDKDNVNKDLNQYDTTLFDKDSKSINDAIKKKEQKKNQDIKNNMFHNQTGPSTRLDETKNVLFGPSSQKDRGSNSDKKPYIQNEQERNILPYILISVGAALTLGFILFSIQRRRASRR